The proteins below come from a single Halothiobacillus neapolitanus c2 genomic window:
- the apbC gene encoding iron-sulfur cluster carrier protein ApbC has protein sequence MFGLFGKKIDTARSEALRNALGSLVDPHAGETLADAHFIERAEVVGDEAQIDVVLDYPAAGFEAELTELLERTALQIEGIKSAKTTIAFVSPLGSSQNGKPLPGVRNIIAVASGKGGVGKSTTSVNLALALAAEGATVGLLDADIYGPSQPLMLGAKETPVVDEQRAMQPVMAHGLQTMSIGYLIDDAQAMVWRGPMVTSALMQLLNDTRWHDLDYLIVDMPPGTGDIQLTLAQKVPVAGSVIVTTPQDIALIDARKAITMFEKVNVPVLGVIENMSVHVCSNCGHVEPIFGSGGGEKLASENHIDLLGQLPLDLAIRTDVDEGWPTVVRDSESVNALIYRQTARKLAAALGRHLRQDHFDGPNISIDEDGGDADG, from the coding sequence ATGTTTGGACTGTTTGGAAAAAAAATCGATACGGCCCGATCAGAAGCCTTACGCAACGCCTTGGGCTCGCTGGTTGATCCGCATGCCGGGGAAACGCTGGCGGATGCCCATTTCATAGAACGCGCCGAGGTGGTGGGCGATGAGGCACAGATCGACGTGGTGCTCGATTATCCGGCGGCGGGCTTCGAGGCTGAACTGACCGAATTGCTCGAGCGCACCGCACTTCAGATCGAAGGCATCAAATCCGCTAAAACCACCATTGCGTTTGTCAGCCCGCTCGGCAGTAGCCAGAACGGTAAGCCTTTGCCCGGCGTGCGTAACATCATTGCGGTTGCATCCGGCAAAGGCGGTGTGGGTAAATCGACCACCAGCGTGAATCTGGCCTTGGCGCTGGCGGCGGAGGGTGCAACGGTTGGTTTGCTCGATGCCGATATCTACGGGCCCAGCCAACCGTTGATGCTGGGCGCAAAAGAAACGCCGGTTGTTGACGAACAGCGCGCCATGCAGCCGGTGATGGCGCACGGCCTGCAAACCATGTCGATCGGTTATTTGATTGATGATGCCCAGGCCATGGTCTGGCGCGGGCCGATGGTCACATCTGCCTTGATGCAGTTACTCAACGACACGCGCTGGCATGATCTGGATTATCTGATTGTCGATATGCCGCCGGGCACGGGCGATATTCAGCTCACGCTGGCCCAGAAAGTGCCGGTGGCGGGCAGCGTGATTGTCACCACACCGCAGGATATCGCCTTGATCGATGCCCGCAAAGCGATCACCATGTTTGAGAAAGTTAATGTGCCGGTGCTCGGCGTGATCGAAAATATGTCGGTGCATGTGTGCTCGAACTGCGGTCATGTTGAGCCGATTTTTGGTAGCGGCGGCGGTGAAAAACTGGCATCAGAAAATCATATTGATCTACTGGGACAGTTGCCGCTCGATCTTGCCATCCGCACCGACGTGGATGAGGGCTGGCCAACGGTCGTGCGCGATTCAGAATCAGTCAATGCGCTGATTTATCGGCAAACCGCGCGCAAACTTGCGGCTGCTTTGGGGCGACATTTGCGCCAAGATCACTTCGATGGTCCGAACATCTCGATAGACGAGGACGGTGG